From the genome of Cystobacter fuscus DSM 2262:
GGCGCTGCAACTGCGCAGTGGCCTGGGCAACACGGTGACACGCTGGGTCGTCATCGTCCTGGCCACCGTGATCGCCACCCCCTTCTGCGTGGGCGTGGTGCGGCTCGCCCGCTCGCTGGGCACGCTGCTCGCGGAGGCGGCCTTCCCCGCCACCACGGGCCGGCTGGACCGGGCCGCGGCCCCCCGGCGCGCGCTCGTGGTGACGCTCCAGCTGGCGAGCGTGCTGGGCGTGGGCGCGCCGCTCGTCGCCATCACCCAGCCCTTCGTGCGCGGGTTCCTCGGCGCGGCGGTGCTGCTGGTGCTGCTCGCGGTGCTGAGCGTGGGCTTCTGGCGCAGCGCCACCAACCTCCAGGGGCACGTGCGCGCGGGCTCCCAGGTCATCGTCGAGGCGCTCGCCTCCCAGTCCCGGGGCAAGGCCCAGGCGCACCACGCCGAGAGCCTGGACACCCTGCACGCCATCCTGCCCGGGCTCGGCGAGCCGACACCGGTGCGGCTCGAGTCCGGCAGTGCCGCCGTGGGGCGCACGCTCGCCGAGCTCAACCTGCGCGGCATGACGGGCGCCACGGTGCTCGCCATCCGGCGCGGCGAGGACAAGGTCGTCGTGCCCACCGCGGACGAGCAACTGCGCGAGGGCGACGTGCTCGCGCTGGCCGGCACGCACGAGGCCATCGACTCGGCCCGCGCGGTGCTCTCGGGAAGCGCCCCCGCCGAGCAGCAGTCCGTGCCCGCCTGACAAGTCTTGCTATACTGAGCGCACGCCTCGGGCAATGCGTTACGTTCAAGTGAATCCTGGCGTGGCTCACACTTGTCACGTCACCGCGGCGCGGCGCGTGCCGCCTGCTCCAACTCGGCACGCAGCAAGGGAAGAACAGACAGCTGAAGCGACGAGTCCCTTCCCCCCACCCGTTGCTCGATGGACGAGGGCTCCGCCGGCATCGCCGTCAGTGTGAACAAGAAGTTCAGCGACAAGGACGACCCATCTGAACACCTGGAGTTGACGCTCCCATTGAAGCGGAGCTCGAGCGCCGGGTCACCTTCCGTCACGGTCCCCTTTCCATCCGAGAATCTCCAGACGTACGCGCAGCCCTCGTTCTCATACGAGGGGCATTCCCTCTCGTCGAGGGTGAAGGCGTTGGAGTTCTGGACCGTCGCCGTCAGGCCACATTGGAAGTCCAGGTAGAGTTTGTCGGAGCCAAAAGCATCGGCCACGACCCTCAAGGTCATCTTGACATCCTGAGTCTGCATGCGACCGCCGCTGGACAAAATCAAGTTGCCCGATGCATCGAAGGAGCCGACGAAACTCCTCCGAGGATCTTCACAGGAGCAGAGGCCCAGGAGCAGGAGGAGGGCGAACGGAAGGGCGAAGGGGCGCAAGAGGTGACCTCGGTTAGGAGTTCACCCCTGGTATGAATGAGGATTCGCGAAAGGCGAAATTTCCATCAAGCTGCTCGCGATGTTTGGCGCCTCAGCCACCCACGGTCGCACCAGGGCGCCGGTTCACCGACCTCGGACGCCCGCCGTCATGCCACCGTCCGCCACGAACACCCCGCCCGTGCTGTAGCTGCTCTCGTCACTGGCGAGGAAGAGGTTCAGGCGGGCGATCTCCTCGTTCGTCCCGTAGCGCTGCATCGGAATGCGCTGGGACATCCGGCTCTTCACCGCCTCCTCGTTGCCGGGCGCGAGCCGCGTGTGGATGCCCGCCGTCATGTCGTTGTCGATGACGCCCGGGCACACCGCGTTCACCCGGATGTTGAACGGCGCGCCGTCGTGCGCCAGCGAGCGCGCCAGGCCCACCACCGCGTGCTTGGCGGCGGTGTACGCCGAGTTGGCCGGAAACGCGACCATCCCCATGATCGAGGAGGTGAGGACGATGCTCCCGCCCCCGCGCTTGCGCATCTCGGGGAACGCGTATTTGACGGCCAACCAGCAGCCGCGCACGTTGACGGCCATCACTTCGTCGAAGTCCTCCACGGAGTGCTCGTCCACGGGCTTGTAGGGACCCTCGGCGCCCGCGTTGCCCACCAGCACGTCGACACCGCCGAAGCGCTCCGCCGCCTGCTGGAAGTAGCGCTGCGTGTCCTCGACCTTCGACACGTCCGCCACCGCGTAGCCGAGGTTCTCGTGGTGGAGCTCCTGGAGCGTCTTGCGGAGCTTCTCCTCGGTGCGACCCACGATCAGCACCCGGGCCCCCTCCTGCAGGAAGAGCTTCGCCGTCGCCGCGCCAATCCCACCGCCACCGCCAGTGATGACGGCGACCTTGTTCTCCAACCTCTTCATGACCCGCTCCGTGCCTGTGAATGCCCGAGGCCGACCCGGGCTGGCCGTATTCTCGGAAGAAGTGAAGGCGCATCGCAAGACGGCGCCCGGCGAGCAGCAGCTCCTCGGACGCCCAGATGAACGCACGGTCCTGCTCACGCAACTCCCGCGGTGGGATGTATCCACTCGGGGTGTCGAGCTCTTCGACACCCTGAGTGGATACCGCATGAATCCTCAGTGGCTCACTGGCACCTCGAGCTCGGAGATCTGCAGGAAGCCCGTGGTGGATCCCGGAGCGGGGCTCATCATCTCGAGCCGCAGCTCGGTGGTCTGGACCGGGTCGAAGGAGATGACCGTGGGCTGGTTCGAGGCGGACGCCCAGGTGATGGAGAGGTGGGAGACCGGCACGTAGCCCTTGCCGTCCCAATAGGTGACCACGAGCGAGGCGGGCAGCACGCGCTTCGGGCCGGTCGTGAACCAGGCCGTCATGGAATCGAGGGACTGCTCCTGGGGCCACTTGAGCGAGACCCAGTCCGACGCGTTGGCCGAGCTCACCGCGGGCAGGAGCGCGGTGGCCGCCTTCTCATAGAAGTTCGACCAGCCCCCCGAGACCTTGTTCCCATCGAGCATCGCCGCGGGCACCGTCTGGGGAGAGCCCGAGTAGCTCGCGTCAGCGGTGGGGATTCGCGGATCCACTGGCGGCATGGACCCCACGCTCCTGGCCGAACCCGCCGGTGCCGCGGTCACCGCGGAGCCGGCCGCGGAACCACTCCCGCCCTCGGAGACAATCGTCGTGGAGCCCGGAGTCAGCCCGTCCGATGACGCGGTGATGGTGATGGGCCCGGCGGTGACGCCGGACTGGATGATGGCCAGCGCCTTGCCGTTGAAGGCCGTCCGGGAGGAGGCCTTGTAGTTCTCCGCGCTCTCCTGACGCCCGTTGTCGGCACCCACCAGGGTTCCACCCGTCACCTGGAAGTGGATCAGGTTCGCGGCGCTGGGAACCATCACCCCTTGCGCGTCCACGACCTCGACCGTCACGAACGCCAGGGACTTGCCGTCCGCGGTGAGGACTGTCTTGTCTGGCGTCAGCCGCAAGGTGCTCGGCGCCCCGGCGGTCCGCAGCACGTCCCGGGCCACTTCCACGCCATCGCGTCTGGCGATCGCCACCAGTTCCCCCGGCGCGAACGGCACATTCCAGGACAGGTGCAGCTTGCCGGCACTGCCATTGGGACTGGTGTAGCTGCCCGGGAAGGGGCCCGTGGTGAACGTCTTGTCGTCACCGGTGGCCTCGTCCGTCTCCAGATACGCCCGGCCATCCAGGGTCTTCTTGTGGCTGAACTTCCGCTCGCCCAGGGACTGGCCGTTCAGCACCAACTCCACGGTATCGACATTGGCATAGGCCCAGACAGCCACGGGCTGGCCGGGCTCGTGGTCCGTCCAGTTCATGGGAAGCAGGTGGACCATGGGCTCCTGGGTCCACTGGCTCTTGAAGAGGTAATACATGTCCTTGGGGAAGCCGGCCGTGTCCACGGCGCCGAAGAACGAAGCCTTCACGGGATAGACGTCGTACGGGGTCGGCTCGCCGATGTAGTCGATGCCCGACCAGAGGAACTCGCCGGCGAAGAACTTCCGGTCCCGGTCCTTCTTCAAGCCGTACTCCCCACTCATGGTCCAGGAGGCCAGGTTGTTGTCGTAGGAGGACGTGCCCCGCTTGCCCGGGGTGTAGTTCTCACCGGTGTTCAGCAGGTGGGGGTCCTGGTACACGCCCCGGGTGGACGTCTCCGACGAGGACTCCGACTCGAAGAGGAACTTGCCCGGAAACGCGGCCCGGAGCCCATCCACCGACTTCGCCGTGTTGTAGTTCAGGCCCAGGCCATCCAGCAGCCCGAGGATCCGCGCGGCCGGCGACGTCGGCGCGGGCACGCTCCGGTACTTGTCCGAGCCGATGACGATGGGCCGGGAGGTGTCGATGGACTTGATGTCATCGACCAGCCGTTGGGCGATCGCCAGACCCGCCTCCGAGGTCGAATCCGGAATCTCGTTGCCAATGGACCACATGATGACCGCGGGAGAGTTCCTGGCGGCGTTCACCATCTCCTTGATGTCGGCATCACTGTGCTCAGCGAAGAAGCGCCCATAGTCATACGGGTTCTTCCCGGTCCTCCAGGAGTCGAAGGCCTCCACCAGCATGACGATGCCCATCTCC
Proteins encoded in this window:
- a CDS encoding SDR family NAD(P)-dependent oxidoreductase, with the protein product MKRLENKVAVITGGGGGIGAATAKLFLQEGARVLIVGRTEEKLRKTLQELHHENLGYAVADVSKVEDTQRYFQQAAERFGGVDVLVGNAGAEGPYKPVDEHSVEDFDEVMAVNVRGCWLAVKYAFPEMRKRGGGSIVLTSSIMGMVAFPANSAYTAAKHAVVGLARSLAHDGAPFNIRVNAVCPGVIDNDMTAGIHTRLAPGNEEAVKSRMSQRIPMQRYGTNEEIARLNLFLASDESSYSTGGVFVADGGMTAGVRGR
- a CDS encoding glycoside hydrolase family 2 TIM barrel-domain containing protein, whose translation is MNQPAPPKGEEPTPPATEQNPGRRVDFDRDWKFVLVNPEGITDPSGSYATAHEPSFDDSSWRTLNVPHDWSIERDPSPGPGTTSGTGFFQGGLGWYRKTFTLPPSLAGKKLSIEFDGVYMDSSVYVNGEPAGNHPYGYTAFNVDLSSRVYTDGVTPNVIAVKVQNQLPSSRWYSGSGIYRHVHLTVTDPIHVARWGTFVTVPDLEKTVGAGYADVLVRTGVVNEGGTPKDVEVRSVVKDANGKVVAQATSNATALGPAPQRLTATIRVEHPTLWSLANPYRYTLETTLVSEGKEVDTTSTRFGMRYFRIDPNEGFSLNGESTKLQGVDLHHDLGALGAAVHRDAQVRQMTIMKSMGVNALRTAHNPPSPELIDICEEMGIVMLVEAFDSWRTGKNPYDYGRFFAEHSDADIKEMVNAARNSPAVIMWSIGNEIPDSTSEAGLAIAQRLVDDIKSIDTSRPIVIGSDKYRSVPAPTSPAARILGLLDGLGLNYNTAKSVDGLRAAFPGKFLFESESSSETSTRGVYQDPHLLNTGENYTPGKRGTSSYDNNLASWTMSGEYGLKKDRDRKFFAGEFLWSGIDYIGEPTPYDVYPVKASFFGAVDTAGFPKDMYYLFKSQWTQEPMVHLLPMNWTDHEPGQPVAVWAYANVDTVELVLNGQSLGERKFSHKKTLDGRAYLETDEATGDDKTFTTGPFPGSYTSPNGSAGKLHLSWNVPFAPGELVAIARRDGVEVARDVLRTAGAPSTLRLTPDKTVLTADGKSLAFVTVEVVDAQGVMVPSAANLIHFQVTGGTLVGADNGRQESAENYKASSRTAFNGKALAIIQSGVTAGPITITASSDGLTPGSTTIVSEGGSGSAAGSAVTAAPAGSARSVGSMPPVDPRIPTADASYSGSPQTVPAAMLDGNKVSGGWSNFYEKAATALLPAVSSANASDWVSLKWPQEQSLDSMTAWFTTGPKRVLPASLVVTYWDGKGYVPVSHLSITWASASNQPTVISFDPVQTTELRLEMMSPAPGSTTGFLQISELEVPVSH